A region of Sulfurimonas sp. DNA encodes the following proteins:
- a CDS encoding phospholipase effector Tle1 domain-containing protein, translated as MAKKEKRALGAVAFNEDAMILIAQALTGNEASTDSNAQCASFNEKIRWAYLLVGYKESQELRKANKDNESLLDAIKSKYAPLVKSAIDENAVSERSKIKQQVVVKSGKHINLVQSVACSSTSLEGLLKVYHMNAQAKTLDATHKEKGAMRTRMVLPFSTKESHKLIQKEKGKTEGSYKHHAFAVVAWAYGYKGEDDKLELIKAQNPIVALLPKIRFECGLFFDGTNNNKFNTQMRLDYKSYLDKKKEIIGLESFSKESWESKLDDPNIPKSEVLKLIFKDLKENIGSYGHTSISEKKYDGGSWFFGMWQDKVSYDADKIYDYFRDEDSKEVDEFIVDELLPSGKDSSYTGDDTNVVKLYDLYNTQVNNSSHKEQHLYKCYRKKLYITGAGTYDSRKTGKKEEDEVFRGSALAMFSTGVVTKVEQACKDLRRELKGFSTGYIDTLVLDVFGFSRGAAEARHFVGSISKELDTVFEREVTDKKGKTYIEYELSKNGENLYPYLIKEGNDEKDQIIIDRIIFRFVGIFDTVPHYGLIQKNDAEDLDLKLHHKKVSRVVHLTAQQEYRYNFDLFSIKTSSSEQLPKHFEEKEFFGAHSDVGGGYGDDNDELRNLPTQFFHDIDPSFDKKVISKLKKWNKLYSWVKDAKFEFINNKKEFLKDIESKKIADGFYIDKWENEGDENMEDDTTYYIYMYRKSIDAEYAQIPFEYMFEKAKKLVPMKNLGKLTYKNMKELEKAKVLDLDDAYLKKFKSQFLHHSSTSGIAHHPNSGDENILYGKRDVHYV; from the coding sequence ATGGCAAAAAAAGAGAAACGAGCCTTAGGAGCAGTAGCCTTTAACGAAGATGCTATGATATTAATTGCCCAAGCTTTAACAGGAAATGAAGCGAGTACAGACTCAAATGCTCAATGTGCTTCTTTTAATGAAAAAATTCGATGGGCTTATTTGCTTGTTGGATATAAAGAGAGTCAAGAGTTACGAAAAGCTAACAAAGATAACGAGTCTCTTCTGGATGCTATTAAAAGTAAGTATGCCCCCTTAGTTAAATCTGCTATTGATGAAAACGCAGTAAGTGAACGAAGTAAGATAAAACAGCAGGTGGTTGTTAAAAGTGGGAAACATATTAACTTAGTTCAATCCGTTGCATGTTCTAGCACCTCTTTAGAAGGGTTACTAAAAGTTTATCATATGAATGCACAAGCAAAGACCTTAGATGCTACCCATAAGGAAAAAGGTGCAATGAGAACACGAATGGTTCTTCCTTTTTCTACAAAAGAGAGTCATAAACTTATTCAAAAAGAAAAAGGTAAAACAGAAGGTTCTTATAAACATCACGCTTTTGCAGTGGTAGCGTGGGCTTATGGTTACAAAGGTGAAGATGATAAGTTAGAGCTTATAAAAGCGCAAAACCCTATCGTCGCTCTTCTTCCAAAAATCCGCTTTGAGTGTGGTCTCTTTTTTGATGGAACCAATAATAATAAGTTTAATACACAGATGCGTTTGGATTATAAATCTTACTTAGATAAGAAAAAAGAAATTATTGGCTTGGAATCATTTTCAAAAGAAAGTTGGGAAAGTAAACTTGATGACCCAAATATTCCAAAATCTGAAGTATTAAAGTTAATCTTCAAAGACCTAAAAGAAAACATAGGTTCCTATGGTCACACTTCAATATCCGAAAAAAAGTATGATGGTGGAAGCTGGTTTTTTGGAATGTGGCAAGACAAAGTCTCTTACGATGCTGATAAGATATATGATTATTTTCGTGATGAAGATTCAAAAGAGGTAGATGAGTTTATTGTTGATGAGCTTCTACCAAGTGGAAAAGATTCTAGTTATACAGGGGATGATACTAATGTTGTTAAACTGTATGATTTGTATAACACACAAGTAAATAATTCAAGTCATAAAGAACAGCATCTTTACAAATGTTACAGAAAAAAGCTCTACATTACTGGTGCTGGAACTTATGACAGTAGAAAAACTGGTAAAAAAGAGGAAGATGAAGTGTTCCGTGGTTCAGCTCTTGCAATGTTTTCAACAGGCGTTGTTACTAAGGTTGAACAGGCTTGTAAAGACTTAAGAAGAGAGTTAAAAGGGTTTAGTACAGGATATATTGATACTTTAGTTTTAGATGTTTTTGGATTTTCTCGTGGAGCAGCAGAAGCTAGACATTTTGTGGGTTCAATTTCAAAAGAATTAGATACCGTGTTTGAGAGAGAAGTAACAGATAAAAAAGGTAAAACTTATATAGAATATGAACTTAGTAAAAATGGTGAAAATCTCTATCCCTATTTGATTAAAGAGGGAAATGATGAAAAAGACCAGATTATAATTGACAGAATTATTTTTCGTTTTGTAGGTATTTTTGATACGGTTCCTCATTATGGACTCATCCAAAAAAATGATGCTGAAGATTTAGATTTAAAACTACATCATAAAAAGGTCTCAAGAGTAGTTCATTTAACTGCTCAACAAGAGTACAGATATAACTTTGACCTTTTTTCTATTAAAACATCTAGTAGTGAGCAACTACCAAAGCACTTTGAAGAGAAAGAGTTTTTTGGAGCACACTCTGATGTTGGTGGTGGGTATGGCGATGATAATGATGAACTTCGTAACCTTCCGACACAATTTTTCCATGATATAGACCCTTCTTTTGATAAAAAGGTCATTTCTAAACTAAAGAAATGGAATAAATTATATTCTTGGGTTAAAGATGCAAAATTTGAATTTATAAATAATAAAAAAGAGTTTTTAAAAGATATTGAAAGTAAAAAAATTGCAGATGGGTTTTATATTGATAAATGGGAAAATGAGGGAGATGAAAACATGGAAGATGATACTACATATTATATCTACATGTACAGAAAATCCATTGACGCAGAGTATGCTCAAATACCATTTGAATATATGTTTGAAAAAGCAAAGAAACTTGTTCCTATGAAAAATCTTGGAAAATTAACATACAAAAATATGAAAGAATTAGAGAAGGCTAAGGTACTTGACTTAGATGATGCGTATTTAAAGAAGTTTAAGTCACAGTTCTTACACCACTCTTCAACTTCAGGTATCGCCCACCATCCAAACAGCGGAGATGAAAATATCTTGTATGGAAAGCGTGATGTACATTATGTTTAG
- a CDS encoding Hcp family type VI secretion system effector has translation MDNPVFMSIEGSTQGNITEGATTPESVGNIYQNGHEDEAIVKAFTHNINIPRNTTTGQPTGQRTHNPLIVTKLIDKSSPLLYNALTKGETLKKVELKWYRTSYAGKPEHYYSMTLEDAVITNMDASMESQESASAAQVMPLEIVSFSYRKISWRHETASTSGEDDWRVGVGA, from the coding sequence ATGGATAATCCAGTTTTTATGTCAATCGAAGGTAGCACACAAGGTAATATAACAGAAGGTGCAACAACACCAGAATCAGTAGGTAATATTTATCAGAATGGTCATGAAGATGAGGCGATAGTAAAAGCATTTACTCACAACATTAACATCCCACGAAATACGACTACAGGTCAGCCAACAGGTCAAAGAACTCACAACCCATTGATTGTTACTAAACTAATTGATAAAAGTTCACCACTTCTTTATAATGCACTAACTAAAGGTGAGACTTTAAAGAAAGTAGAACTTAAATGGTATAGAACTTCATATGCAGGTAAACCTGAGCATTACTACAGTATGACTCTTGAAGATGCTGTAATAACTAATATGGATGCATCAATGGAATCTCAAGAGAGTGCATCAGCGGCTCAAGTTATGCCTCTTGAAATAGTATCTTTTTCTTACAGAAAGATTTCTTGGAGACATGAAACTGCTAGTACATCTGGAGAAGATGACTGGAGAGTAGGTGTAGGAGCGTAA
- a CDS encoding type VI secretion system Vgr family protein — protein sequence MSQLASPMNSKIHQRISAQLKLPEYNQADTIMQGRDSYSVYELEGKSSILTGYEYKLTFISDEEINVEDIVDTETELHLRDETSPLNSKKIYGKIIEAKENGSVARKKLYQIKIVSPLHYLSLNQRYEVYQEMNVPDIISSIIAKYSVLLNIQLDVKIDTQTIPKRHTCTQYKQSDFEFIKMLCEEEGYILLIDASSNNPYTVTLCELNEHAPLNTEIIECTYNKVKTFSTSAQAQDYYENKKPSLDFSIQAGQVMHSHTFADNEVTSQLRSDIKKETLRDRLDKLDESLYKDLSRYAKIDAEQGFSQGIRVLGNSEELSVKDGVVLNLKDIKGHKNTQVIVLSVKYKATFPNALDEYAQVADDEQQAQYSVEFIAIPSDVIYRPQVITSKPRIHSIQTAIVSNTDKDTQKFANEIDVNERGEIKVIFHFDEKRPTSAYVPLSNIYSGDGYGVQFLPRVNSEVIVSFINGDIDRPIITGALHNGENRHPFNLPKEKTKSFIKTQTTPQYEDKEGYNELLFEDKQGEELLSLRAQNDYELNVLNNSNTHIANNKKTIIDNDLELSVQNDSTQTIGNDKKVNILGNEIKTIEKEQILTIKEDQEIHILRDANTIINNNQKTIIEQDLIQRIKGQVTHYIEKDQKEKYLANLFLQIEAELGIEITSSYHLNAKTIKQEAETVELEASDGISLKCGGSVLTVDGGGIHLKASKVDTNSGNGGVTASNIAIAKIEKPLYNKLKVTKVEASITKQDEITQVLTYTASVEKFEDGTWSETTELTTTQEAQINWYFIKNNDQENKDILTDNPTDDTINIKGLKMSVTLEKENIYKHGHAHAFVVDAVEEGYEVTELMRYLEVENIYHVGKIKDGSVECEATLNVEDIKEDEKAKIRWNINGKEKSELNGKTEITHDLKEEKVRDILFKAYIEGNPESAAIITLSNDVENEEKTTGDIKDEKEVSNNDS from the coding sequence ATGTCACAACTAGCATCTCCCATGAACAGTAAAATCCACCAACGAATCTCAGCCCAACTAAAACTACCTGAATATAATCAAGCAGATACTATAATGCAAGGAAGAGACTCCTATAGCGTATATGAACTAGAAGGTAAAAGTTCAATCTTAACTGGATACGAATATAAACTTACCTTCATAAGTGATGAAGAGATAAATGTAGAAGATATAGTAGATACAGAGACAGAACTACACTTAAGAGATGAAACAAGCCCACTAAACTCTAAAAAGATATATGGAAAAATCATTGAAGCTAAAGAGAATGGAAGTGTAGCAAGAAAAAAGCTTTACCAAATAAAAATAGTATCCCCTCTACACTATCTTTCACTTAACCAAAGATATGAAGTTTATCAAGAGATGAATGTACCTGATATCATTTCATCTATCATTGCAAAATATTCAGTACTACTAAATATTCAACTTGATGTAAAAATAGATACTCAAACTATACCAAAGCGTCATACTTGTACACAGTATAAACAAAGTGATTTTGAATTTATTAAAATGTTGTGTGAAGAAGAAGGTTACATCCTTCTAATAGATGCATCTTCAAATAATCCATACACAGTTACCCTCTGTGAACTAAACGAACATGCTCCACTAAATACAGAAATCATAGAATGTACATATAATAAAGTTAAAACATTTTCAACATCAGCACAAGCACAAGACTATTATGAAAATAAAAAGCCTTCCTTAGACTTCAGTATACAAGCAGGACAAGTAATGCATAGTCATACTTTTGCTGATAATGAAGTAACATCCCAATTACGCTCAGATATAAAAAAAGAGACTCTCCGTGATAGACTTGATAAACTAGATGAGTCTCTGTATAAAGACCTCTCTCGTTATGCAAAGATAGATGCAGAGCAAGGTTTTTCACAAGGTATTAGAGTTCTAGGAAACTCAGAAGAATTAAGTGTTAAAGATGGAGTAGTTCTAAACCTAAAAGATATTAAAGGACATAAGAATACTCAAGTAATTGTTCTAAGTGTAAAATATAAAGCAACATTTCCAAATGCCTTAGATGAGTATGCTCAAGTTGCAGATGATGAACAACAAGCACAGTACAGTGTAGAGTTCATAGCAATCCCAAGTGATGTTATATATAGACCCCAAGTAATTACTTCTAAACCACGAATCCACTCTATACAAACAGCAATAGTTTCAAATACAGATAAAGATACTCAAAAGTTTGCAAATGAAATAGATGTAAACGAAAGAGGAGAGATAAAAGTAATATTTCACTTTGATGAAAAGAGACCTACCTCTGCTTATGTACCACTCTCAAATATTTATAGTGGAGATGGCTATGGAGTACAGTTCTTACCTAGAGTTAACTCTGAAGTAATAGTAAGCTTTATAAATGGAGATATAGATAGACCAATAATAACGGGAGCTTTGCACAATGGAGAGAACCGACATCCATTTAACCTGCCAAAAGAAAAAACAAAGTCATTTATAAAAACCCAAACAACACCCCAATACGAAGATAAAGAGGGATATAATGAACTACTCTTTGAAGATAAACAAGGAGAAGAGTTACTAAGCCTAAGAGCACAGAATGATTATGAACTAAATGTACTAAACAATAGTAATACACATATAGCAAATAATAAAAAAACAATCATAGATAATGACCTAGAACTCTCTGTCCAAAACGATTCAACCCAAACAATAGGAAATGATAAGAAAGTAAATATACTAGGTAATGAGATAAAGACAATAGAAAAAGAGCAAATACTAACAATCAAAGAAGACCAAGAGATACATATACTTAGAGATGCTAACACCATCATCAATAATAATCAAAAAACAATCATAGAACAAGATCTTATCCAAAGGATAAAAGGTCAAGTAACTCACTATATAGAAAAAGACCAAAAAGAAAAATACTTAGCAAATCTATTTTTACAAATAGAAGCAGAACTTGGAATTGAAATAACAAGTTCTTACCATTTAAACGCAAAAACAATTAAACAAGAAGCTGAAACTGTAGAACTAGAAGCAAGTGATGGAATAAGCCTAAAGTGTGGGGGAAGTGTTCTAACTGTAGATGGAGGAGGGATTCATCTAAAAGCATCAAAAGTTGATACTAACTCAGGAAATGGAGGAGTAACAGCGAGTAACATTGCTATTGCTAAAATAGAAAAACCACTCTATAATAAACTCAAAGTTACAAAAGTTGAAGCAAGCATTACTAAACAAGATGAGATTACCCAAGTATTAACATACACAGCTAGTGTAGAAAAGTTTGAAGATGGAACATGGAGTGAAACAACAGAACTTACAACAACACAAGAGGCACAAATCAACTGGTACTTCATTAAAAATAATGACCAAGAGAATAAAGATATATTAACAGATAACCCAACAGACGATACCATTAACATCAAAGGTTTAAAAATGTCTGTTACACTCGAAAAAGAGAATATCTATAAACACGGACATGCTCATGCATTTGTAGTTGATGCAGTTGAAGAAGGATATGAAGTTACTGAACTTATGCGTTATCTTGAAGTAGAAAATATTTATCATGTAGGAAAAATAAAAGATGGTTCAGTAGAATGTGAAGCAACATTAAATGTTGAAGATATTAAAGAAGATGAAAAAGCAAAAATTCGTTGGAACATTAACGGAAAAGAGAAATCAGAGCTAAATGGAAAAACAGAGATAACACACGATTTAAAAGAAGAGAAAGTTAGAGATATTCTCTTTAAAGCTTATATCGAAGGAAATCCTGAAAGTGCAGCTATTATTACTTTGAGTAATGATGTTGAAAATGAAGAGAAAACAACAGGCGACATTAAGGATGAAAAGGAAGTTTCAAATAATGATTCTTAA
- a CDS encoding tetratricopeptide repeat protein, giving the protein MILKYILAFLVITSVLQAKLGSCQVGDGKSSFVKCLVKEAKKTDSIEDINFLASFYAIDKEYDKSISWYKKSAEKGDAKAAFFLGGIYDEALDDKKEALKWYKKSAMQDYDDAKQHLNETMENVYGKSNTIDIYKKAIKKGEDVYWNKQFLANFYFRVKEYTKREEILKELIKEFPKQKADWLTMIADAYTKNYMNNKEMENKYYHQAAEFGSTNAMHNIGLDYAEKGDYKTAEMWFRKADENKMVCLMYKEIIKDKVRALECYQKEAESGKIKDLYALAYWYHLGYGEYEKAIPLYEKLVNLNYSGAALNLAVVYKYDIKNKEKMLFWYKKAASMGNQKAIKYLRKKGLL; this is encoded by the coding sequence ATGATTCTTAAGTATATATTAGCATTTTTAGTAATAACTAGCGTACTCCAAGCAAAGCTTGGAAGTTGTCAAGTAGGCGATGGTAAAAGTAGTTTTGTGAAATGTTTAGTAAAAGAAGCAAAAAAAACAGACAGTATTGAAGATATAAACTTCTTAGCATCATTTTACGCAATAGATAAAGAATATGATAAGTCTATCTCTTGGTATAAAAAGTCAGCAGAAAAAGGTGATGCTAAAGCTGCTTTTTTCTTAGGTGGTATTTATGATGAAGCTCTTGATGATAAAAAAGAAGCTCTTAAATGGTATAAAAAATCTGCTATGCAAGATTATGATGATGCCAAGCAACATCTTAATGAAACGATGGAAAATGTTTATGGTAAAAGTAACACCATAGATATATATAAAAAAGCTATAAAAAAAGGCGAAGATGTTTATTGGAATAAGCAGTTTTTAGCTAACTTTTATTTTAGGGTTAAAGAGTATACAAAAAGAGAAGAGATTTTAAAAGAATTAATTAAAGAGTTTCCTAAACAAAAGGCTGATTGGCTTACAATGATAGCAGATGCTTATACTAAAAACTATATGAATAATAAAGAGATGGAAAATAAATACTATCATCAAGCGGCTGAATTTGGAAGTACAAATGCTATGCATAATATTGGTTTAGACTATGCAGAAAAAGGCGATTATAAAACAGCTGAGATGTGGTTTAGGAAAGCAGATGAAAATAAAATGGTCTGTTTGATGTATAAAGAAATAATTAAAGATAAGGTTAGAGCTTTAGAGTGCTATCAAAAAGAGGCTGAAAGTGGAAAAATCAAAGATTTATATGCCTTAGCATATTGGTATCATCTAGGTTATGGAGAATATGAAAAGGCTATTCCTTTATATGAAAAATTAGTTAATTTAAATTATTCAGGTGCTGCACTAAACTTAGCTGTCGTATATAAGTATGATATAAAGAATAAAGAAAAAATGTTATTTTGGTATAAAAAAGCCGCATCTATGGGCAACCAAAAAGCTATAAAATACTTAAGAAAGAAAGGATTACTCTAA
- a CDS encoding phospholipase effector Tle1 domain-containing protein, whose translation MAKKEKRALGAVAFNEDAMILIAQALTGNEASTDSNAQCASFNEKIRWAYLLVGYKESQELRKANKDNESLLDAIKSKYAPLVKSAIDENAVSERSKIKQQMVVKSGKHINLVQSVACSSTSLEGLLKVYHMNAQAKTLDAVHKEKGAMRTRMVLPFSTKECHKLIQKEKGKTEGSYKHHAFAVVAWAYGYKGEDDKLELIKAQNPIVALLPKIRFECGLFFDGTNNNKFNTQMRLDYERYLENKHKIIDANNAPEESLERLIMSKDVPKSKVLPLIFKDLKENIGSYGHTSISEKKYDGGSWFFGMWQDKVSYDADKIYDYFRDEDSKEVDEFIVDELLPSGKDSSYTGDDTNVVKLYDLYNTQVNNSSHKEQHLYKCYRKKLYITGAGTYDSRKTGKKEEDEVFRGSALAMFSTGVVTKVEQACKDLRRELKGFSTGYIDTLVLDVFGFSRGAAEARHFVGSISKELDTVFEREVTDKKGKTYIEYELSKNGENLYPYLIKEGNDEKDQIIIDRIIFRFVGIFDTVPHYGLIQKNDAEDLDLKLHHKKVSRVVHLTAQQEYRYNFDLFSIKTSSSEQLPKHFEEKEFFGAHSDVGGGYGDDNDELRNLPTQFFHDIDPSFDKKVISKLKKWNKLYSWVKDAKFEFINNKKEFLKDIESKKIADGFYIDKWENEGDENMEDDTTYYIYMYRKSIDAEYAQIPFEYMFEKAKKLVPMKNLGKLTYKNMKELEKTKVLDLDDAYLKKFKSQFLHHSSTSGIAHHPNSGDENILYGKRDVHYV comes from the coding sequence ATGGCAAAAAAAGAGAAACGAGCCTTAGGAGCAGTAGCCTTTAACGAAGATGCTATGATATTAATTGCCCAAGCTTTAACAGGAAATGAAGCGAGTACAGACTCAAATGCTCAATGTGCTTCTTTTAATGAAAAAATTCGATGGGCTTATTTGCTTGTTGGATATAAAGAGAGTCAAGAGTTACGAAAAGCTAACAAAGATAACGAGTCTCTTCTGGATGCTATTAAAAGTAAGTATGCCCCCTTAGTTAAATCTGCTATTGATGAAAACGCAGTAAGTGAACGAAGTAAGATAAAACAGCAGATGGTTGTTAAAAGTGGGAAACATATTAACTTAGTTCAATCCGTTGCATGTTCTAGCACCTCTTTAGAAGGGTTACTAAAAGTTTATCATATGAATGCACAAGCAAAGACCTTAGATGCTGTCCATAAAGAAAAAGGTGCGATGAGAACAAGAATGGTTCTTCCTTTTTCTACAAAAGAGTGTCATAAACTTATTCAAAAAGAAAAAGGTAAAACAGAAGGTTCTTATAAACATCACGCTTTTGCAGTGGTAGCGTGGGCTTATGGTTACAAAGGTGAAGATGATAAGTTAGAGCTTATAAAAGCGCAAAACCCTATCGTCGCTCTTCTTCCAAAAATCCGCTTTGAGTGTGGTCTCTTTTTTGATGGAACCAATAATAATAAGTTCAATACACAGATGCGTTTGGATTATGAAAGATATTTAGAAAATAAACACAAAATAATTGATGCAAATAATGCTCCAGAAGAAAGTTTAGAACGACTAATAATGAGTAAAGATGTTCCAAAATCAAAAGTCTTACCTCTAATCTTCAAAGACCTAAAAGAAAACATAGGTTCCTATGGTCACACTTCAATATCCGAAAAAAAGTATGATGGTGGAAGCTGGTTTTTTGGAATGTGGCAAGACAAAGTCTCTTACGATGCTGATAAGATATATGATTATTTTCGTGATGAAGATTCAAAAGAGGTAGATGAGTTTATTGTTGATGAGCTTCTACCAAGTGGAAAAGATTCTAGTTATACAGGGGATGATACTAATGTTGTTAAACTGTATGATTTGTATAACACACAAGTAAATAATTCAAGTCATAAAGAACAGCATCTTTACAAATGTTACAGAAAAAAGCTCTACATTACTGGTGCTGGAACTTATGACAGTAGAAAAACTGGTAAAAAAGAGGAAGATGAAGTGTTCCGTGGTTCAGCTCTTGCAATGTTTTCAACAGGCGTAGTAACTAAGGTTGAACAGGCTTGTAAAGACTTAAGAAGAGAGTTAAAAGGGTTTAGTACAGGATATATTGATACTTTAGTTTTAGATGTTTTTGGATTTTCTCGTGGAGCAGCAGAAGCTAGACATTTTGTGGGTTCAATTTCAAAAGAATTAGATACCGTGTTTGAGAGAGAAGTAACAGATAAAAAAGGTAAAACTTATATAGAATATGAACTTAGTAAAAATGGTGAAAATCTCTATCCCTATTTGATTAAAGAGGGAAATGATGAAAAAGACCAGATTATAATTGACAGAATTATTTTTCGTTTTGTAGGTATTTTTGATACGGTTCCTCATTATGGACTCATCCAAAAAAATGATGCTGAAGATTTAGATTTAAAACTACATCATAAAAAGGTCTCAAGAGTAGTTCATTTAACTGCTCAACAAGAGTACAGATATAACTTTGACCTTTTTTCTATTAAAACATCTAGTAGTGAGCAACTACCAAAGCACTTTGAAGAGAAAGAGTTTTTTGGAGCACACTCTGATGTTGGTGGTGGGTATGGCGATGATAATGATGAACTTCGTAACCTTCCGACACAATTTTTCCATGATATAGACCCTTCTTTTGATAAAAAGGTCATTTCTAAACTAAAGAAATGGAATAAATTATATTCTTGGGTTAAAGATGCAAAATTTGAATTTATAAATAATAAAAAAGAGTTTTTAAAAGATATTGAAAGTAAAAAAATTGCAGATGGGTTTTATATTGATAAATGGGAAAATGAGGGAGATGAAAACATGGAAGATGATACTACATATTATATCTACATGTACAGAAAATCCATTGACGCAGAGTATGCTCAAATACCATTTGAATATATGTTTGAAAAAGCAAAGAAACTTGTTCCTATGAAAAATCTTGGAAAATTAACATACAAAAATATGAAAGAATTAGAGAAGACTAAGGTACTTGACTTAGATGATGCGTATTTAAAGAAGTTTAAGTCACAGTTTTTACACCACTCTTCAACTTCAGGTATCGCCCACCATCCAAACAGCGGAGATGAAAATATCTTGTATGGAAAGCGTGATGTACATTATGTTTAG
- a CDS encoding Hcp family type VI secretion system effector has translation MDNPVFMSIEGSTQGNITEGATTPESVGNIYQNGHEDEAIVKAFTHNINIPRNTTTGQPTGQRTHNPLIVTKLIDKSSPLLYNALTKGETLKKVELKWYRTSYAGKPEHYYSMTLEDAVITNMDASMESQESSSAAQVMPLEVVSFSYRKISWRHETASTSGEDDWRVGVGA, from the coding sequence ATGGATAATCCAGTTTTTATGTCAATCGAAGGTAGCACACAAGGTAATATAACAGAGGGTGCAACAACACCAGAATCAGTAGGTAATATTTATCAGAATGGTCATGAAGATGAGGCGATAGTAAAAGCATTTACTCACAACATCAACATCCCACGAAATACGACTACAGGTCAACCAACAGGTCAAAGAACTCATAACCCATTGATTGTAACTAAACTAATTGATAAGAGTTCACCACTTCTTTATAATGCACTAACTAAAGGTGAGACTTTAAAGAAAGTAGAACTTAAATGGTATAGAACTTCATATGCAGGTAAACCTGAGCATTACTACAGTATGACTCTTGAAGATGCTGTAATAACTAATATGGATGCATCTATGGAATCTCAAGAGAGTTCATCAGCGGCTCAAGTTATGCCTCTTGAAGTAGTATCTTTTTCTTACAGAAAGATTTCTTGGAGACATGAAACTGCTAGTACATCTGGAGAAGATGACTGGAGAGTAGGTGTAGGAGCGTAA